One genomic window of Dromaius novaehollandiae isolate bDroNov1 chromosome 23, bDroNov1.hap1, whole genome shotgun sequence includes the following:
- the SMAP2 gene encoding stromal membrane-associated protein 2, protein MTGKSVRDVDRYQAVLASLLVEEENKFCADCQAKGPRWASWNIGVFICIRCAGIHRNLGVHISRVKSVNLDQWTQEQIQCMQEMGNGKANRLYEAYLPENFRRPQTDQAVESFIRDKYEKKKYMDRSIDISVFRKEKDDKWKRSNEPVSERKLEPIIFEKVKMPQKKEETQLSRKSSPKSTEPVMDLLGLDAPVTTTVPNGRPSSLEKDLDLFASVGSNSDSRKVAGSMPTSGSAGSVPENLNLFPEPGGKGEEAGKKQLSKDSILSLYGSQTPQLPAQGAMFMAPAQMAYPAAAYASFPGVAPSSGMMAPSVGMVAQPGAAGMVTPMAIPAGYVGNMQAAVIGVPNGMMAAQQTGYVTGMAAVPQPVYGVQPAQQLQWNIAQMTQQMAGMNFYGANGMMGYGQSMGGGSAQGSNQSLSTQMWK, encoded by the exons atGACGGGCAAGTCGGTGCGCGACGTGGACCGCTACCAGGCGGTGCTGGCCAGCCTGCTCGTGGAGGAGGAGAACAAGTTCTGCGCCGACTGCCAGGCCAAAG GGCCACGATGGGCATCCTGGAATATTGGTGTATTCATCTGTATTCGATGTGCTGGGATCCACAGGAATCTAGGAGTTCATATATCCAGGGTAAAATCAGTCAATCTCGACCAGTGGACACAAGAACAGATACAG TGCATGCAGGAGATgggaaatggaaaagcaaatcGTCTTTACGAAGCCTACCTGCCAGAGAACTTCAGGCGACCTCAGACAGATCA AGCTGTGGAGAGCTTCATTCGTGACAAATATGAAAAGAAGAAGTACATGGATCGAAGTATTGACATCAGTGTGTTTAGG aaagaaaaggatgACAAATGGAAAAGGAGTAATGAGCCAGTatcagaaagaaaactggaaCCTATCATCTTTGAGAAAGTGAAAATG cctcaaaagaaagaagaaacacaacTGTCTAGAAAAAGTTCCCCTAAATCTACTGAGCCAGTAATGGACTTGCTAGGACTTG ATGCTCCTGTGACAACCACTGTTCCAAATGGCAGGCCTAGCAGCTTAGAGAAGGATCTTGATCTCTTCGCATCAGTGGGATCAAACTCTGACTCCAGGAAG GTCGCCGGTTCTATGCCAACGTCTGGAAGTGCTGGTTCTGTTCCTGAAAACTTGAATCTCTTCCCTGAGCCAGGAGGCAAAGGGGAAGAAGCAGGGAAGAAGCAGCTCTCTAAAGACTCTATCCTCTCCTTGTATGGCTCTCAAACAcctcagctgcctgcacaag gAGCAATGTTCATGGCCCCAGCTCAGATGGCATATCCTGCAGCAGCATACGCTAGCTTTCCAGGAGTAGCCCCCTCCAGCGGCATGATGGCACCGTCGGTGGGAATGGTGGCCCAGCCTGGAGCTGCAGGGATGGTGACTCCCATGGCCATACCAGCTGGCTATGTGGGTAACATGCAGGCTGCTGTCATCGGTGTGCCCAACGGGATGATGGCTGCGCAGCAGACTGGCTATGTAACTGGCATGGCAGCGGTTCCGCAGCCAGTTTACGGtgtgcagccagcacagcagcttcagtggaACATCGCTCAG ATGACCCAGCAGATGGCTGGGATGAACTTCTATGGAGCTAATGGCATGATGGGATATGGACAGTCAATGGGCGGAGGAAGTGCCCAGGGAAGCAATCAGTCCCTCAGCACTCAGATGTGGAAATAA